The Tripterygium wilfordii isolate XIE 37 chromosome 4, ASM1340144v1, whole genome shotgun sequence genome has a window encoding:
- the LOC119997266 gene encoding probable inactive ATP-dependent zinc metalloprotease FTSHI 5, chloroplastic, whose translation MASSVLSSSFLSHVSQPQPNLSPFRSKTRQRIKILKITSKAIRKPCKTLPFASNFLHFGEASRNPTCTDKELELLVEAPKTSREQKEPESLNGFYSKSKNTILQGIARPMVYALFCLAIGFCPVGAFRSHAIAAPVASEVKMGKKEEKELSSKQHEYADYTRRLLEQVSSLLRCMEDVRRGNENLEKLESALKLVKSNKEKLQAEIMERLYIELRELKKEKGDLRKTAATIVGEAVKAKSDFENVARKADKGRMEMLQESMERLENKYSEIWERIDQVEDRILRRETTALSIGVRELCFIERECEQLVEGFSRKMRLRKTGSPLKSSATKLSKSEIKKQLETAQRKHLEEMILPSVVEDEGLGPFDKESVDFSRRIQQALRDSNEVQTVLEARIRKNMRKFGDEKRLILKTPEDEVVKGFPEFELKWMFGDREVVVPKAIGLYLYHGWKQWRVEAKADLKKKLLEDPDLGRQYMNQRQERILVNRDRLVSKTWYNEEKSRWEMDSMAVPYAVSKKLLQHARIRHDWGAMYIKLKGEDKEYYVDIKEFDMLYEDFGGFDGLYMKMLGSGIPTAVQLMWIPFSELDFWQQFLLTTRLVHQCFNAIWKNRFVSYGRDWVFEKVRNINDDIMMMIVFPIVEFVIPHPLRIRLGMAWPEEIGQTVGSTWYLQWQSEAEISFKSRQTEDQEIQWFLWFLIRCGIYGFLLMHVFRFMKRRIPRLLGYGPLRGRDPNREKLRRVRTYMMYKLRSVKNKKKEGIDPIKTAFEQMKRVKNPPIPLKDFSSIDSMREEINEVVAFLRNPSAFQDMGARAPRGVLIVGERGTGKTSLALAIAAEARVPVVNVEAQQLEAGLWVGQSASNVRELFQTARDLAPVIIFVEDFDLFAGVRGKFIHTKEQDHEAFINQLLVELDGFEKQDGVVLMATTRNVKQIDEALQRPGRMDRIFHLQKPTQLEREKILHIAAEETMDEEVIDFVDWRKVAEKTSLLRPIELKFVPVALEGSAFRSKFLDTDELMSYCSWFATFSGIVPKWVRKTKTAKKMSKVLVNFLGLGLTKEDLQNVVDLMEPYGQISNGIELLSPLLDWTRETKFPHAVWAAGRGLIALLLPNFDVVDNLWLEPSSWQGIGCTKITKARNEGSMYGNSESRSYLEKKLVFCFGSYVSSQLLLPFGEENLLSSSELKQAQEIATRMVIQYGWGPDDSPAIYYSSNAATSLSMGNNHEYEMAAKVEKIYDMAYLKAKEMLQKNRLILEKVVGELLEFEILTGKDLERLVKENGGVYEKEPFSLSKVNHIEPLSVSFLDGGNASATVLLGSTTK comes from the exons ATGGCTTCTTCCGTACTGTCGTCTTCGTTCCTTTCTCACGTCTCTCAACCACAACCGAACCTTTCACCATTTCGGTCCAAAACCCGACAAAGGATTAAAATCCTTAAAATCACATCCAAAGCAATCCGCAAACCCTGCAAAACCCTCCCATTCGCTTCTAATTTTCTGCACTTTGGAGAAGCCAGTAGAAACCCAACATGCACTGACAAAGAGCTAGAATTGCTAGTAGAAGCTCCTAAAACATCAAGAGAGCAAAAGGAACCGGAGTCCTTAAATGGGTTTTATTCAAAATCTAAAAATACCATACTCCAAGGCATTGCGAGGCCGATGGTGTATGCATTGTTTTGTTTAGCAATTGGGTTTTGTCCGGTTGGTGCGTTTCGGTCGCACGCAATTGCGGCTCCGGTTGCCAGTGAAGTAAAAAtgggtaagaaagaagagaaagaattgAGTTCAAAACAGCATGAGTATGCAGATTACACCCGTCGACTGTTGGAGCAGGTGTCGAGTTTATTGAGATGCATGGAGGATGTGAGAAGGGGAAACGAGAATCTAGAGAAGTTGGAATCGGCTTTGAAGCTGGTGAAATCAAATAAAGAGAAGTTGCAGGCGGAGATAATGGAGCggctatacatagaattgagagAGCTGAAGAAAGAGAAAGGGGATTTGAGGAAAACAGCGGCTACTATTGTAGGTGAGGCGGTGAAGGCAAAGTCCGATTTTGAgaatgttgcacgaaaggcTGACAAGGGGAGGATGGAGATGTTGCAGGAGAGTATGGAGAGGCTGGAGAATAAGTATAGTGAGATATGGGAGAGAATTGACCAGGTTGAGGATAGAATTTTGAGGAGGGAAACAACGGCTTTGAGTATTGGGGTGAGAGAGCTTTGTTTCATTGAGAGGGAGTGTGAGCAGCTGGTGGAGGGATTTAGCCGCAAAATGAGGCTGAGGAAAACAGGGAG TCCGCTCAAAAGCTCTGCTACCAAGCTTTCGAAATCCGAAATTAAAAAACAACTGGAAACTGCCCAAAGGAAGCACTTGGAAGAAATGATTCTGCCTAGTgttgttgaagatgaaggtCTCGGACCATTTGATAAAGAATCGGTGGATTTCTCTCGACGCATACAACAAGCCCTTAGAGATTCAAATGAGGTGCAGACTGTTTTGGAGGCTCGTATCAGAAAAAATATGAGAAAGTTTGGCGATGAAAAACGTCTGATTTTAAAGACACCAGAAGATGAGGTTGTGAAGGGTTTTCCAGAATTTGAGTTGAAGTGGATGTTTGGAGATAGAGAGGTTGTGGTACCTAAGGCTATTGGTCTCTATTTGTACCATGGTTGGAAACAATGGCGCGTAGAAGCTAAAGCAGATCTGAAAAAGAAATTGTTGGAAGATCCTGATTTGGGTAGACAATACATGAACCAAAGACAG GAACGCATCCTTGTAAATCGAGATAGACTTGTCTCAAAAACCTGGTACAATGAAGAAAAAAGTAGGTGGGAAATGGACTCTATGGCTGTTCCGTATGCTGTATCAAAGAAGCTATTACAGCATGCACGAATCAGGCATGATTGGGGTGCCATGTATATTAAGCTTAAGGGAGAAGATAAGGAGTATTATGTTGACATTAAG GAATTTGATATGCTATATGAGGATTTTGGAGGTTTTGATGGGCTATATATGAAAATGCTTGGCAGTGGTATTCCAACTGCTGTTCAACTAATGTGGATCCCTTTCTCGGAGTTGGATTTCTGGCAGCAGTTTCTTTTGACGACGAGGCTAGTTCATCAATGCTTCAATGCAATATGGAAGAATAGATTTGTGTCATATGGTAGAGACTGGGTGTTTGAGAAAGTTAGAAACATAAATGATGAcataatgatgatgattgtgTTTCCTATTGTGGAGTTTGTTATTCCTCACCCG CTAAGGATACGACTGGGGATGGCATGGCCTGAGGAAATAGGTCAAACTGTTGGTTCCACGTGGTACTTGCAATGGCAATCAGAGGCAGAAATCAGTTTTAAATCGAGACAGACAGAAGATCAAGAGATACAATGGTTTCTTTGGTTTCTTATTAGATGTGGAATATATGGATTTTTGTTGATGCATGTGTTCCGGTTCATGAAGAGGAGAATTCCAAGACTTCTCGGTTATGGTCCTTTACGCGGTAGAGATCCAAACAGGGAGAAGCTTCGAAGAGTG AGGACCTATATGATGTACAAGCTGAGAAGCgtcaaaaataagaagaaggaaGGCATTGATCCTATAAAAACTGCTTTTGAGCAAATGAAG AGGGTAAAGAATCCTCCCATCCCATTGAAGGACTTTTCTAGTATTGATTCTATGAGAGAAGAAATCAATGAAGTTGTGGCTTTTTTGAGGAATCCTAGTGCATTTCAGGACATGGGAGCCCGTGCACCTCGG GGAGTTCTAATTGTCGGAGAGAGGGGGACAGGAAAGACCTCTCTGGCATTGGCGATAGCTGCAGAAGCTAGGGTGCCTGTTGTCAATGTTGAAGCCCAGCAGTTGGAGGCTGGGCTATGGGTTGGTCAAAGTGCATCCAATGTTAGGGAACTGTTTCAAACAGCAAGGGATTTG GCACCTGTTATCATATTTGTTGAGGATTTCGACCTCTTTGCTGGTGTCCGTGGCAAGTTCATTCACACTAAAGAGCAGGACCACGAGGCTTTCATTAATCAACTTCTTGTGGAGCTTGATGG GTTTGAGAAACAAGATGGGGTTGTTTTGATGGCTACGACTCGAAATGTTAAGCAAATCGATGAGGCCTTACAGCGCCCTGGTCGAATGGATAGAATATTTCACCTTCAGAAGCCTACCCAattagaaagagagaagatCTTACACATAGCTGCTGAGGAAACCATGGATGAAGAAGTCATTGATTTTGTAGACTGGAGAAAG GTTGCTGAGAAGACTTCTCTTTTGCGGCCTATAGAACTCAAATTTGTCCCTGTGGCTTTGGAGGGTAGTGCTTTTAGGAGCAAGTTTCTTGATACAGATGAACTTATGAGCTACTGCAGTTGGTTTGCG ACTTTCAGTGGCATTGTTCCTAAATGGGTGCGGAAGACAAAAACTGCGAAGAAGATGAGTAAAGTGCTTGTGAACTTTCTTGGATTGGGATTGACCAAAGAGGATCTGCAAAATGTGGTTGATTTGATGGAGCCATACGGCCAGATAAGCAATGGAATAGAACTTCTGAGTCCGCTACTTGAT TGGACTAGGGAAACCAAGTTCCCACATGCTGTTTGGGCAGCTGGTCGTGGTCTCATTGCACTTCTATTACCCAACTTCGATGTTGTGGACAATCTATGGCTTGAGCCATCTTCTTGGCAG GGAATTGGATGTACAAAGATTACTAAGGCCAGAAATGAAGGTTCGATGTATGGGAATTCAGAATCAAGATCATACCTTGAAAAGAAGCTTGTGTTCTGCTTTGGTTCATATGTTTCTTCCCAACTACTACTTCCTTTTGGGGAGGaaaatcttctttcttcttcagaATTAAAACAGGCACAGGAG ATAGCTACACGCATGGTGATTCAGTATGGATGGGGCCCTGATGACAGTCCAGCTATTTATTACAGCAGCAATGCG GCAACATCTTTGAGCATGGGGAACAACCATGAGTATGAGATGGCAGCTAAAGTTGAAAAA ATATATGATATGGCATATCTAAAGGCAAAGGAAATGCTTCAGAAAAATCGTCTAATCCTTGAGAAGGTTGTTGGGGAATTGCTTGAATTTGAAATCTTGACTGGAAAG GATTTGGAAAGACTGGTCAAAGAAAATGGTGGAGTTTATGAGAAAGAGCCTTTTTCCCTTTCAAAAGTAAATCACATTGAG CCATTGTCCGTGAGCTTTCTTGATGGCGGTAATGCATCAGCAACAGTGCTTTTAGGCTCAACAACCAAGTAA